One stretch of Mangifera indica cultivar Alphonso chromosome 9, CATAS_Mindica_2.1, whole genome shotgun sequence DNA includes these proteins:
- the LOC123224995 gene encoding chitinase 2-like gives MKLYKLFVPLLLNILLTIVTSIQAAPGNSKLFREYIGAEGKGVQFSDVPVSSKVEFHFILSFAIDYTSASHPSPTNGHFREYWDTENLSPSHVSSLKAKHPNVKVAMSLGGATINDKPVFFSPASINSWVRNAIHSITEIVKLYNFDGIDIDYEHFKTDPETFAECIGRLLFYLKQQQVVSFTSIAPYDDDSVQSHYMALWRKYGHLIDYVNFQFYAYDKGTTISEFLQHFNAQSSNYHGGKVLLSFGTDGSGGLSPENGFFHACSKLKSRGKLHGIFIWSADDSKKDGFR, from the coding sequence ATGAAGTTGTACAAGCTCTTTGTCCCTCTTCTTCTAAATATTCTCCTAACCATAGTTACATCAATCCAGGCAGCCCCCGGAAACTCAAAACTCTTTAGAGAATACATAGGAGCTGAGGGCAAGGGCGTTCAGTTTTCAGATGTACCAGTTAGCTCTAAAGTTGAATTTCACTTTATTCTCTCCTTTGCTATAGACTACACCTCAGCATCTCATCCATCCCCTACCAATGGCCACTTTAGAGAATACTGGGACACAGAAAACCTTAGCCCTTCTCATGTTTCCTCCCTCAAAGCTAAGCATCCAAATGTCAAGGTGGCTATGAGTCTTGGTGGTGCTACCATTAATGACAAACCTGTATTCTTCAGCCCTGCATCAATCAACTCTTGGGTCAGAAATGCTATTCATTCAATAACAGAGATagtaaaactttataattttgatgGAATAGATATTGACTATGAGCACTTTAAAACAGATCCTGAAACATTTGCTGAGTGCATTGGCCGGCTTCTGTTCTACCTCAAACAACAACAAGTTGTCTCATTCACATCAATAGCACCATATGATGATGATTCCGTGCAGTCACATTACATGGCTCTTTGGAGGAAATACGGGCACCTCATAGACTACGTTAACTTTCAGTTTTATGCCTATGATAAGGGGACAACTATTTCTGAGTTTCTGCAGCACTTTAATGCCCAGAGCTCTAATTACCATGGAGGTAAGGTCTTATTGAGCTTTGGTACCGACGGAAGTGGCGGTTTGTCTCCTGAAAATGGCTTCTTTCATGCCTGTAGTAAGCTGAAAAGTCGGGGCAAACTTCATGGCATATTTATTTGGTCAGCAGATGACTCAAAGAAGGATGGTTTCCGCTAG
- the LOC123224996 gene encoding protein PXR1-like has protein sequence MKTITGQVLSTSQISLSKAASTLSKFVNADTNASPALCAYLRRASVSFIELSQLHKELKSGRKHKTSKSDIIAEEEKPTRSVLSNQLPSHPELRESSHGVSNGIESKIKKEKKEKRERSEFVNVNGVLEVEEKTAKKKKRKIGEIEEGQAIHSEESPIKKKKKRKTEEHS, from the coding sequence ATGAAGACAATCACTGGACAGGTCCTCTCGACGAGCCAGATATCCCTCTCCAAAGCCGCCTCCACTCTCTCGAAATTCGTCAATGCCGACACCAATGCCTCACCGGCGCTTTGCGCTTACCTTCGACGTGCTTCTGTTTCTTTTATCGAGCTGTCTCAGCTTCACAAGGAGCTCAAATCCGGTCGCAAACACAAAACTTCCAAGTCAGATATTATTGCCGAAGAGGAAAAGCCGACCCGAAGCGTTCTATCTAATCAACTACCTAGTCATCCCGAGTTGAGAGAATCGAGTCACGGCGTCAGTAATGGAATAGAGAGCAAGataaagaaggagaagaaggagaagagggAGAGGAGTGAGTTTGTTAACGTGAATGGAGTTTTGGAAGTCGAGGAGAAGAcggcaaagaagaaaaagagaaagattggGGAGATTGAAGAGGGACAGGCAATACATTCAGAAGAATCAccaataaagaagaaaaagaaaagaaaaactgaaGAGCACAGttaa